The following proteins are co-located in the Apium graveolens cultivar Ventura chromosome 5, ASM990537v1, whole genome shotgun sequence genome:
- the LOC141660195 gene encoding protein NDR1-like, producing the protein MGLSGGGCMVFGCLSLILMIYILPFAALSLAAVGGSQVKASIGALFVPAIYKTDSAGYTLINSTSIFFRLLLRDDAYQMGVYYNDLILKFSHLENKTSAVPIATYTLPGFYQKGNDHGSTIDRSDYVEAAGFSWEEASRNVSEVVLRVDLATAVRFKYAWWKSKRHTILAQSDVKVSTTTGNKVAQKDIRLRSSTQHHSGVHYKGFIAFSLAFYILVSIVWFISIFFTCRDD; encoded by the coding sequence ATGGGATTAAGCGGCGGAGGGTGCATGGTTTTCGGCTGTTTATCTTTAATACTCATGATATATATACTACCATTCGCGGCTCTAAGTCTAGCAGCTGTAGGCGGATCTCAAGTGAAGGCCTCAATCGGAGCCTTGTTTGTTCCTGCCATTTATAAGACCGATTCGGCTGGTTATACTTTGATCAACAGCACCTCCATCTTCTTCCGCCTCTTGCTTCGCGATGATGCCTACCAGATGGGAGTTTACTATAATGATCTCATACTAAAATTTTCGCACCTGGAAAATAAGACAAGTGCTGTGCCTATAGCCACCTACACATTGCCGGGGTTTTACCAAAAGGGTAATGATCACGGTTCAACCATTGACCGTTCGGATTACGTCGAGGCAGCTGGATTTTCTTGGGAGGAAGCTTCAAGGAATGTGTCCGAGGTAGTTTTGCGGGTTGATTTGGCCACGGCTGTGAGGTTCAAATATGCATGGTGGAAAAGCAAAAGACACACTATATTGGCACAGAGCGATGTAAAGGTCAGCACTACAACCGGCAACAAAGTTGCTCAGAAAGATATTAGGCTAAGGTCTTCTACACAGCACCACTCTGGAGTACACTACAAGGGATTCATTGCTTTCTCACTAGCCTTTTATATTTTGGTGTCTATTGTTTGGTTCATTTCTATATTTTTCACATGTAGGGATGATTAA